The following proteins are encoded in a genomic region of Bernardetia sp. MNP-M8:
- a CDS encoding mechanosensitive ion channel, producing the protein MEELDNQLDLLHKGYKALSSKLLGWFETLISMLPNFFLAILVLIVFYFLAKAIKVGINRALSRWVDNTNILDLATQVIFYVIMIVGTFVALGVLNLDKTVTSLLAGAGVIGLALSFAFQDLATNFISGIFIAVQKPLQIGDLIQTNDYIGYVKKIGLRAIDIENFDGQYVIIPSKEVFQNPLLNYNRLNNRRVNVPVGVSYGDDIEVVEKLLYETIRDLDITKNDFSDVRIDFDGFGDSSVNFIVRFWINRCDQPSYHKAYTRAGIAIKKAFDANDITIPFPIRTLDFGIKGGEKLNQQLAILETLDKIEKKNH; encoded by the coding sequence ATGGAAGAATTAGATAATCAACTAGACTTATTACACAAAGGTTATAAAGCCTTATCTTCAAAACTACTTGGATGGTTTGAAACTTTAATTTCAATGTTGCCTAATTTTTTCTTGGCAATACTTGTGCTAATTGTATTTTATTTCTTAGCAAAAGCTATTAAGGTGGGTATCAACCGTGCTCTTTCTCGTTGGGTAGACAACACAAACATATTAGACCTTGCTACTCAAGTTATCTTTTATGTTATCATGATTGTAGGTACTTTTGTTGCATTGGGAGTTCTGAACCTAGATAAGACAGTTACTTCTTTACTTGCAGGTGCTGGTGTTATTGGTCTTGCTCTGAGTTTTGCCTTTCAAGATTTGGCTACTAATTTTATTTCAGGGATTTTTATTGCTGTTCAAAAACCTTTACAAATAGGAGACCTTATTCAGACTAATGATTACATCGGATATGTAAAAAAAATAGGTTTGAGAGCCATTGATATAGAAAATTTTGATGGACAGTACGTAATTATTCCTTCAAAAGAGGTTTTTCAAAATCCTTTATTAAATTATAATCGACTCAATAATCGTAGAGTAAATGTTCCTGTTGGAGTATCTTATGGAGACGATATAGAAGTTGTAGAAAAACTCCTTTATGAAACCATTCGTGATTTAGATATTACAAAGAATGATTTTAGTGATGTACGTATAGATTTTGATGGTTTTGGAGATAGTTCTGTTAATTTTATTGTTCGATTTTGGATAAATAGATGCGACCAACCTTCTTATCATAAGGCTTATACTAGAGCTGGAATTGCCATTAAAAAAGCATTTGATGCCAATGATATTACAATTCCTTTTCCAATTCGTACTTTAGATTTTGGAATAAAAGGAGGTGAAAAACTCAATCAACAGCTTGCCATTTTGGAAACATTAGACAAAATAGAAAAGAAAAATCATTAA
- the hisB gene encoding bifunctional histidinol-phosphatase/imidazoleglycerol-phosphate dehydratase HisB, producing the protein MKKILFIDRDGTIIKEPADEQIDSLDKLEFLPAVLRNLYELAASKEYELVMVTNQDGLGTVSFPEHTFHPAHNKMLNILENEGIIFDEILIDKTFPHEKSPNRKPEIGLVKHYLNNPDFDIQNSFVIGDRFSDIQLAKNLGCKGILIAENDKAISLKNPELASICVLVSDDWTEIKDFLSTPQSKFGSRIGKVKRTTKETDIDIEIDLDGTGKAEINTGIAFFDHMLEQIARHGEVDLKIQTKGDLHIDEHHTIEDTALALGEALLKAFGNKRGIERYGFCLPMDEVLAQVALDFGGRPWLVWDADFKREKIGDMPTEMFMHFFKSLSDTSKSNINIKAEPMDGANEHHKIEAIFKAFAKALKMAKTHTGSSELPSTKGVL; encoded by the coding sequence ATGAAAAAAATACTTTTCATTGATCGTGACGGAACAATCATAAAAGAACCAGCCGACGAACAAATCGACTCACTAGATAAATTAGAGTTTTTACCAGCCGTTTTGAGAAATTTATATGAACTTGCAGCCAGCAAAGAATATGAATTGGTAATGGTAACTAATCAAGATGGCTTAGGAACAGTAAGTTTTCCAGAACATACTTTTCATCCTGCACACAATAAAATGCTCAATATCTTAGAAAATGAAGGAATCATTTTTGATGAAATTTTGATTGACAAAACATTTCCTCACGAAAAATCACCAAACCGTAAACCTGAAATTGGATTAGTAAAACACTATTTAAACAACCCTGACTTTGATATTCAAAACTCTTTTGTTATTGGAGACAGATTTAGTGATATACAATTAGCTAAAAACTTAGGTTGTAAAGGAATTTTGATTGCAGAAAATGACAAAGCAATTAGTTTAAAAAATCCTGAACTGGCTTCTATTTGTGTCTTGGTAAGTGATGATTGGACAGAAATCAAAGATTTTCTTTCTACACCACAATCTAAATTTGGTTCTAGAATCGGAAAGGTAAAACGCACAACCAAAGAAACTGACATCGACATAGAAATAGATTTGGATGGAACAGGAAAAGCAGAAATAAATACAGGAATTGCTTTTTTTGACCACATGCTAGAACAAATTGCAAGACACGGAGAAGTAGATTTGAAAATCCAAACAAAAGGAGATTTACATATCGACGAACATCACACTATCGAAGATACAGCTCTCGCACTTGGAGAAGCTCTTTTAAAAGCCTTTGGAAATAAACGAGGTATTGAGCGTTATGGCTTTTGTTTACCAATGGATGAAGTTTTGGCACAGGTAGCACTTGATTTTGGAGGAAGACCTTGGTTGGTTTGGGATGCAGATTTCAAGCGAGAAAAAATTGGCGATATGCCTACCGAAATGTTTATGCACTTTTTTAAATCGCTTAGCGATACCTCAAAATCAAACATAAATATCAAAGCTGAACCAATGGACGGTGCAAACGAACACCACAAAATTGAAGCAATTTTTAAAGCCTTTGCAAAAGCTCTTAAAATGGCAAAAACACATACAGGTTCGTCTGAATTGCCTTCTACAAAAGGCGTTTTATAA
- a CDS encoding imelysin family protein, whose translation MKKSTTSFLLLLVLLCSTFLVSSCKDDEDEEQDSELKLDENQVNSFLSNYSNIVYASYEDSYNTAKLLDDAIKAFTQSPSQATLEAAKTAWIAAREPYGQTESYRFYGGPIDGDEGVEGFINAWPLDESYIDYVEGNATTGIINNPTDFPTIDKQTLMDANEQDGETNISTGYHAIEFLLWGQDVTLGAGGGDRAFTDYTTAENAERRKTYLLTASSLLLDHLQTVLNEWTPNTAGNYRASFENSSNPKSRLLDVLVGISSLSKGELAGERIFVALDEPDRENEHSCFSDNTDRDVVNNALAVDNVYFGRYKRTDGSTISGTSISDIFELADTEKTAALDAKMNETIVNVNAIQNPFETEMVEADGRARLQACVTSLTEQADMILELASLYGINIVLE comes from the coding sequence ATGAAAAAATCAACAACCTCTTTTCTCTTACTTTTAGTTTTACTTTGTAGCACTTTTTTAGTTTCTTCTTGTAAAGATGATGAAGATGAAGAGCAGGATTCAGAATTAAAATTAGATGAAAATCAAGTAAATAGTTTTCTTTCTAATTATTCAAATATTGTTTATGCTTCTTATGAAGATAGTTATAATACAGCAAAATTATTAGATGATGCCATTAAAGCATTTACTCAAAGTCCTTCTCAAGCTACTTTAGAGGCAGCAAAAACAGCTTGGATAGCAGCAAGAGAGCCTTATGGACAAACAGAATCTTATCGTTTTTATGGTGGTCCAATTGATGGTGATGAAGGTGTAGAAGGTTTTATCAATGCTTGGCCTCTTGATGAATCGTATATTGATTATGTAGAAGGTAACGCAACAACAGGAATAATCAATAATCCAACAGATTTTCCTACTATTGATAAGCAAACTTTGATGGATGCAAACGAACAAGATGGAGAAACAAACATCAGTACAGGATACCACGCTATTGAATTTTTGCTTTGGGGACAAGATGTTACTTTAGGTGCAGGTGGTGGAGACCGTGCTTTCACAGATTATACAACAGCAGAAAATGCAGAGCGTAGAAAAACATATCTTTTGACTGCTTCTAGTCTTCTTTTAGACCATTTACAAACTGTTTTGAATGAGTGGACTCCTAATACAGCAGGAAATTACAGAGCTTCTTTTGAAAATAGTTCGAATCCAAAATCTCGTTTATTAGACGTTTTGGTAGGAATTTCTTCGCTTAGTAAAGGTGAGCTTGCAGGAGAGCGTATTTTTGTAGCTTTAGATGAGCCAGATAGAGAAAATGAGCATTCTTGTTTTAGCGACAATACAGATAGAGATGTTGTAAATAATGCGCTTGCTGTTGATAATGTGTATTTTGGTAGATACAAAAGAACAGATGGATCAACTATTTCAGGAACAAGTATTTCAGATATTTTTGAGCTTGCCGATACAGAAAAAACAGCCGCTTTAGATGCCAAAATGAACGAAACAATAGTAAATGTAAATGCCATTCAGAATCCATTTGAAACTGAAATGGTAGAAGCAGACGGACGTGCAAGACTTCAAGCATGTGTTACTTCTCTAACAGAACAAGCTGACATGATTTTAGAACTTGCTTCTTTGTATGGAATTAATATCGTTTTAGAATAA